The sequence below is a genomic window from Zymoseptoria tritici IPO323 chromosome 13, whole genome shotgun sequence.
GCTCGATGATCGCAACACCGTTGGGTGCAATGATCTGGGCGCAGAACATCCGCAGTCCTGGACACACTGTAAGAAATGGTGCCTCCTTTCTGAGCGGACCCGGCCTGCTCCATGAAAGCCATGGCGGAGTTCGCTCGCCGTCGGCATGAACAGGGTGGGATGTCGTATCTTGCTGAAGCCGACGTGACAAGTCTTCGAAGAGTTGCCTGGTCTCCAAATCGTGCTCGATAAGTTGCTTGGAGGAAAGAACCGCCAACTTGATTCTTTGAAAGAACTCAAGTCGCGCCTGCAGATCCCGAAATAGCGTGCGGTTTGTCAGGGCGCGTCTGAGCTCCGGGAGGAGTTGCTGTAGAGACAGCAAAGCATCACAGAGAGCAAACTGTGGATTCTCGGCGATGTAGTCTCGAATCTGTTCGGCGTCCTTCTTTGGGTCCAAAATCATGTGTTGTCgaacctcttccttctccacgTGTTGATGTTGCGCAGCATGGTGAAGTATCAGCAAGTCAATGTTCTCGACCTTGGACGCAAGACTATGGAGATATTGCTGATCGCACATGCGCTGCTCATTGATCGAGCCTGCTTCATCTGCGTCTGTTAGTCGGAGCCTTAACTTCGTTTCAGACTCCGCTTACCTTGGGTCAATCCGCGATCACCAGCTACTGAAGGCCGAGTACGATGAGAGTGTGCAAGAATAGGAGGTGCGGGATAAAGGCGCGGAAAGTTATCGGCAAGCTCCATATTGTGATATTGCGATGTCCGCAATGAGGTGAAGTTCTCCCTGACATGCTTATGAGCCATCAACCACGCTAGCAGATTTTCATGTGCTCAAACTCTAATAGTGACAGGGGTCAGTCGCCCAGCCACAATTTCCGTGGCAACAAAGTGCTCTGAAACTTTTCAACTTGAGACATTCCTTTCTTCCATCCACATGCCGCATTTGCGCATCCCTTTGTTACCACACTTTCATCACACCCAAACAATCGGAGCCACTACCGTCGACATGGCTGCCGCCGTGTCAGCGCAAGAGATGGCTCTCTATCTCACTGGGTGTACTCAGGAGCAGCGTGATCAGTTCAACGAAATGCTGCAGCAGATCAACAGCCAGGCCTCCTCCCTCAATATGGGCACAACTCTCGTCCATTCTGGCGTGACCAAGAACACCAAGAGGAAGGGCAAGCTGACCAAGGCCGATCTGGCGTCCATCGGACCACCGAAGCGTCCGCTCAACTCGTGGATGGCATTTCGCAGTATGTGTCGCAGTCTGCTTTGAATGAGAAGTTATCACTGACGAGAAATGCGCAGACTTCTACATTCCTCTTATGCTGGGCGTTCCGCAGAAGTGTGTCTCCAAGACGATGACTATGTTGTGGTCCAACGATCTTTTCAAGGCAAAGTGGTACGTTCGACAGTCTTCCCTCCACGTGCGTCGCTGACTTGTCTTTCAGGGCTCTCCTGTCCAAGGCCTACAGTGTCGCTCGCGGCACTCGCGCCAAAATCGATGTTCCGCTTTCTGGCTTCTTCGCACTGTGCGCTCCACTTGTGGGCGTCATCCCACCACAGGACTACTTGGGCATGTTGGGATGGCAGATGACCGCACCGAGACCCGGCGAGACTGTAAGCTTCGTGATATTGAATTTTGTTGCATTCCAGACTGACCTCATCCCAGACGCCATGCCTCCTCCGCATCTTCACCCCAGATTTCGATCAGTTCTCCCAGCACATCAAGTACACCACACTCACCGTGGACGATCTCGTCAAGACCTGCTACGCCGCAGGTTACGTCGTCGCGGACGACGACTCCTCGCCAGGCATGAGCGCTCAAGGTTCTCTCACCATGGTGTCCAAGCCCGCCACCACCGCGGTCGCTGCCCCGAAGGCCTCCAAGCCAACTCCCGCCCCACTGGGCCGCAAGATGCTCGCTAAGGCCACTGCTGCTTTGGAGCAGACTGGCACTGCATACCCGTACAACGATCATTTC
It includes:
- the MAT1-1 gene encoding MAT1-1 mating type-1 protein (mating type protein MAT-1, with conserved DNA binding domain alpha box, transcription factor involved in sexual compatibility process) translates to MPHLRIPLLPHFHHTQTIGATTVDMAAAVSAQEMALYLTGCTQEQRDQFNEMLQQINSQASSLNMGTTLVHSGVTKNTKRKGKLTKADLASIGPPKRPLNSWMAFRNFYIPLMLGVPQKCVSKTMTMLWSNDLFKAKWALLSKAYSVARGTRAKIDVPLSGFFALCAPLVGVIPPQDYLGMLGWQMTAPRPGETVSFVILNFVAFQTDLIPDAMPPPHLHPRFRSVLPAHQVHHTHRGRSRQDLLRRRLRRRGRRLLARHERSRFSHHGVQARHHRGRCPEGLQANSRPTGPQDAR